The stretch of DNA GAAGAGTGGCCCGTTGattattatttattaaacaaaaagtacattaatatttaataaaatatatatttaaaacattaatcatcatttattaaacaaaaagtacattcatatttaataaaatatatatttaaaccattaatcatcatttattaaacacAAAGTATTAAAAAATATCAAttatataacgttttttttttaaataaaaaaaaatattaaggcacatgggccggcccacggacaaggcacgaaaagcccatgggccaggcacggcccGAGCACGAAAATGGCCGTGCCTTGAGCGGGCCGCGCGTAGGTTTGGATCGGTGGGCCGGCACGGCACGGCCCGAGGAGCCCAATATCCGTGCCTGGGCCGGGCCAATTTTGGGGGAAGGCACGACGGGCCGGCACGCGGGCCGGCCCAGCACGGCCCATTGCCTACTCTAgttggggtggtaaataaagaaaagagctaagggtaggaaagtaaaaacaaaccatgtccaaatatggcaaatgggacagttatgtgaatagacgaaaatggcAAACGggacagttatttagaataggagggagtaatattttttCCCTCCAAACCTCATTATCCCTTTATTTTTACCCATAAATTTTTAGTCGTTCGATGATGCCAGAATACGATCTGAATCATCGAAAGGAAATGgcatctccatttctttttaggaaatggagagaaactcTCCTccaaaatcccttgtttggataataTGTGGGGTACGAGGGAAATGGCAAGAATTTAGAGAGGTCCATTTTCCGTTCTCCAAGCATAATCAAATCCTTCCACTATAGGAAAGTTTTGGAGGAAAACACCACCTCTCCATTCCTGCTTCccttccctcccctcccctccatCCCCAAACccccttcccttctcttttcctttactttcgctatccaaacacaccataATCTAGTAATAAGTTATTTTGAAAAGATTTGACGAACTAGAAGTTATTTACGTTAAACTTACGACCTTTTTATGGCCATATATAAGATTCATACAATCTCGAACTGACGCCTTTACATAAGtacacaattaattaattaattaattatacaagaGGATTATGAAACTAATATGGTTTTATTGAAGCATTATAGACTAGTGCTTCCTGCATTAAGATTCACCATGTATAAACTAATTAACATTAGTTTCCAAGGCTTTGAGAAGAACGCAAGGGAACCAACAACTCAGCCATTTCAGAAGAATCAGCCATATTCGGTGCCCGCGCCTTTTGATCTTGATGCTCTTCTTTCAGATGATGCTACAATACAGCACATCATGTTTTCAACTGATTCATGTGCAATATTAAGTTTAGGGGATTCACATGCAATATTACTCGGACTCGACTACAAGCATCCAACACTGGGCTCGTCTGAATGTCAGACTGACCTTTTTacgaaagttttttttttttttgttttttgcttAAACCAAAGTATCCAGGTGTTGTACAACTTTCCGAATGTCGAGTGTTCGACATGGTACACAGGGTAATGTGACGAGTCTGAGTAACATAGTTCACATGAACAAGAACTGAAAGAGAATCAGCTACATGCCTACATGTCCTACAAATTCGAGCGACTCAACGTTTATAACCTAGAAACTTTTGATCCAACTAAAGAAAATAGCATTCATCAGGAATCCCTCACCTTAAGCCTGACTTCTGAGCTTGGTTTCTTAGGGCTTGATGAAGAGGACTTAAATTTCCGTACTAGAACCTTGAAACAAGGCAAAAGTAGGATATAAAGTACGGCCATGATAAATGGTGTCGCAATGAGCCATCCCAGCAActgcaattaaaaaaaaaaaagtcaggcATCAAATATCTTAACCACAGGAAACCAAATTCGCTTAAAGGAGTCAGGTAAGTACTGGattaaagggaaaaagaagacaAATTATAAGGTATACATACCGCATGGAAAATGCTCAAAAGAACTTCAGTTGAAGCTTCACCAGTCAAGACCTTTTTGAGAGCGTCAGAGGTTAAAGCGAAATGGGAGCCTCCAGATATAGTTTCCCCAAGACGCAGGAAGGGTACAATGAGACTACAATTCAAACAAGAAACGACTTAATGAGCAAGAAACAGTAGAAACCTAGAAAATAATTTTTTAGGTGTCGCTTAAATTTTCTAAAAGTAATACTCGTATGAGGTTCTAGTTTGCTAAACACATAAAATCAAGCAAAATACACCCAAAAAGTGAATTTCTATGGTCCTGTGATGCCATCCCATGAAATACAACGTGCATCTCGCCAATGATTTTTGTATTATCCTATCATACAGATCAAACATAAAAGCTACTGTACAGATACTATAAACAGCAGACTCTATAATAGCAGTGTCAccatgttttaaaaaaaaaaatccatctAAGAAACAGAATGCACAGCAGCAGGGTAGACTGTAAGATCCAAAGCAGATTTTACCTCAACTCTACTGGAGTTGCCACAAAATTAGTTAGCAAGACAGTTGGAGCATGGCAATGTGATCCCAGAATTGTGATAGCCAGCCCACATAGGAAAACGGTAACTCCTGTCATGGATTATATTTACTCAGTAAGGGAAACCAGTGTACACCATTTTGCATTCATTACCAATCAAAGAGAACCTCTACCACATACAATGTGACAGGAATTCAGGAAGTATACTTCAGATCATGCAAAACCTAATGCTACGTTCATCCTCTCACCAATTGTTATTGAGAACAAAAGCTGACACCGTGCATGATTGAACACATATCATAACCCGGTAGTATGAGAGGTCTCCCAAATTCTTATGAGGTTATCATCTCAACTTGTAGGATTTATGAGTTGGTGAGACCATCTCATATAATATTTTATTCACAATGAACTCACTCTCCAGAACAAAAGCTACATTTCCATGTAGCTTTTGAAGAGCCCAAAATAATTTTGCAATCCAGAATTTTGATTGCGTTACTTGTACCAGATTGATGGGTGACTTACGACAACCCCTATATCCCTCTATCTATAAGGAAACACCGGCATAAAAGATTATCAAGCACCAATTAGATATGAAAGCTTAAGCCCCATGAAGACCTGACAAGCTTAACAGTTAACAGTTTAACACTATGCTAATGAaccaacacaaattctcattgaagacggacactatccgtcacagctgaagacggatagtatcTCTCTCACAAAATGCTAATGGATCGTGCAAGTGAGGGTGAAATGGATACCCCACTTACCCtctcacttgcattttgtgagagggtcactatccgtattcagcttgtgacggatagtggtcGTCTTCAATGAGACGGACTGATGAACCAAAATGTGATAGTTTTATTGCCGGAAGTACTAAAATCACCGTGCCAAAATCAGTTGCAGATAAGACGACATTGTTGGCTAATTTTACTCTTCTTTTTTAAACACCCCTCTTAAAAGACCGTCCTACATTATATGACAGCCAGGAAATTAGAGTAGCCAAGAAAAAACACTTGAACCTTGTTTACATGCTTCGAATCTCGTTTTTGCTGATTTCCCTCTTTTTCCCCTCTCCTATTTCATATCCCACCAAAACTTTATTAATGCAATACTTCTCTTCACCCTCCACAACTGTCAACTAATCCTCTCCCTATGTCCATTGCTAACTTATGCCATTACTTTCAATTTCACAATGTCAACTGTCAAGGGGTCCTCAAACTCAACCAATAATTCAGCtgtaaggaaccaaggatgaaatGCAATTGTGCCTACCCCATCGCCTACCCAACATCTTGGACGTTCAACAATCCAGGGAGACGATTTGTTGCATGTAGAGTTGATACTCATTTTTCATGTGGGTTGATGATTATTACCTATTAGAGGGTGCTAATCGACTTTTCTTGTATTCCACATTTccacaacaacattaccccaatgcCTTAGTGGCTCCTGCAAATTGCGGGTTGAGGGGAGTCGGATGTACCCCACTGTCACTTTTCTTGTGTTAAAGAAGATTATTGGTGATGGTGAAAATAGTTCCAGCAAGTAAGTAATTGAAAAGGAAGAGGAGGAGAGTAAATTGTTGGAGATGACAGTAGGAAGGTGGTGGTTAGGTTATACTTTTTGCAAGGAGGGAAATGAACAAGGTAAATAAGGGGATATCAGCCGAAAAGGAGATTCCCACACGTGTGAATATGGCCAATGCCCGATCATTAACTAAAACTCGACAGATTCATAGTTTTCGAcaacaaaaaagaaaacaaaggtagtttaAAATAAAATACGATAAGATAGTCTTTTTCCAAATGCCCTTGATCTAAGAttgtttttgacaaaaaaaaacttTGATCTTATTTTCAATGGCCTGATCTTTACCAATATACCGTCCCATACAATTTGGATTTCATTTGATTCTCCAGGCAATACAAGTAATAATATCCCTATTTCCAAATGACAAACCGAATTGGAAGAGCAAAAATCGAGCAATAGAGAAGAACACGCATTTAAAACTTAAAAATCAGAGCTTCCATTAAATTAAACACTATGAATCGGTTATCCACCTGATCGTAACCATTAGTAAGTATCCCATGTCTGATTATAACAAAGACAATCAATCAGAAATTAACTTCAATACAAGAGACCCATTTATACTAGCAAGCAGTTCAATCATAATAGAAAAATCGACATTTCCAGCTAACAAGGTTTTCTTTTCTGGTGTCAAAGGAGACACAAGGTGGGTACAATACCGAAGGAAGACGAATTCGAACCTGCAACCTATTATCCACACAGTAACTCCAACTCCGCCTAATATAAGACCTCTTTGTAAATTTAGTACTCTAACAATTCAATACATGATGCATTAAAACACAAATGCTGAACCTAATTACACAAATAATTACACAAATAAATgagaaattacaaaaaaaaaaaaaaaaaaagtaattaagAGGGTAAAAGTAGTAAAAGTTACCACATATTGGGAAAACACCAAGAGTAAATCCAAGAGCAGATGAAAAGGCCAATTGTTTTGGCTCAGCACCCCTATACTTACAATAAAAACAACATAATAGGTTAAATCAATCATTCGAGAAATTATTAAGACGGTGGTATCGTGGACATTAGGTTACGAGttcgagaaaagaaagaaagaaagaagaaaaaaccTGCGAATAATTTGGAGAAGAGGATCGACAACCTTGGTATGTAACCAAGAACCGAAACCCAATGTTTTTAATGGCATTTTCTATGTTTGATTTTGATTCAATGATTGccgttattaatttttattttgtttgttgatgATGTTTATTAGATCAGGCGTCCCAAAGCTTGCTTCCCATTTCTTTCTTCTATTTTGTGGATataagagaaagagaaacagaaagagaaagagaagatcaaatactttttttaaaaaaaattggtttaatctttttttaagtttttttttctttaaggTAGTAAATTAATCACGAATTTTCATTTGTGACGAAAAAATATGATCATTTTATGATAATATATGTAAACTCACTAATTTTTTCTccaaaaaacatttttttttattaggtaagaaaactaggttgatcctctagggtaggaccaacctatctcatcctttcgaatgacggaggtaagttgaagtcaccggctatcaaaccaccttaAATAAGAAAGCTAttaataatttaattgtatttactaaataagaaaattaataattataatgtatttcgttatataattcttttcattaaaatcaatattttcatcaaattatataattttcactaaatactaaactataatcttttaattaaagtatataacccgctttctttaaaaaaaaatttctttttacaacaacatcaaagccttaatcccaaaataaaTTGGGGTCGGCTGGCATGAATCATCTTTAATaaatattatttatactttaaaattttaattaaagtataaataatatatAATTATAAACGATTAAATCTTTATTgatgctattatttgagaatgacttgactcatactattcttattatgtataaacacaaggaaaatgaaagggcgccaccgggtgacatccaatttgggcgccaccctctcacatgggaTGAGTGGGGACCCGTTCAATAAACAATTGTTGTGAGAGGGTGgcacccaatttgggcgtcacccggtggcgccctatattataaacacaaaatctcatttgtgacggcacgtatccgtcgaagtgacggataccattttccctcacaaataaCCCAattagaggagagagggaagcacatgggggtgccccaccttgtcccccctatccgttttatgagtggcattatccgtcacttgatccgacccgtcttcagcaagactaattaataaataaatagttTTGATTAttttcataacaaaaaaaaatgagagaatttataaattggaatcattagttttgcggtacaaaaatacatttcagcacattactcaattatcttggattaatttcaatttcaattttttttttttactcgaaaCAAAATACAGTAAAGcaaaaaatgaacaattaacaagATACCAGTATTATTTTGCAATTCAATTttactcaattttcttgaataattttacagttcaattcCTTTTgttttctcatatcaaaatataatgatgTGAAATACGAAAAATTAATGAGGCGTTACTTTAGCATAAtttaagtaatacaaaaataaaaactctataaagATCGCTCATTTATTACGCGGAATCTAAACTAGTtagttattaattattaattttccAAGTATTTATTGGTAGTTGAAATAAATATATGATGATTGTAAGATAATTAGCTTTCTTAGCTACTCGCTAGTATATATCAACATTTCACATGTGAAAAATGAGGTATATTATAGTATTAGGTAGAGTCTTACCAATCAACGACATTGTCTCAGTACTAAATCTGGCTATTGTATTTGTACTACATaatactaaaaattaaacaaaactATTTACTAAATTAAACAAAACTATTTACTACTTGAAACGTaaatactccctctcatccaaactaaatgttacatttgactttttggcactattcataatTGTAGAGGATCGTTGGTATTACTAGTA from Silene latifolia isolate original U9 population chromosome 10, ASM4854445v1, whole genome shotgun sequence encodes:
- the LOC141605352 gene encoding uncharacterized protein LOC141605352 isoform X1, producing the protein MPLKTLGFGSWLHTKVVDPLLQIIRRGAEPKQLAFSSALGFTLGVFPICGVTVFLCGLAITILGSHCHAPTVLLTNFVATPVELSLIVPFLRLGETISGGSHFALTSDALKKVLTGEASTEVLLSIFHALLGWLIATPFIMAVLYILLLPCFKVLVRKFKSSSSSPKKPSSEVRLKHHLKEEHQDQKARAPNMADSSEMAELLVPLRSSQSLGN
- the LOC141605352 gene encoding uncharacterized protein LOC141605352 isoform X2; protein product: MPLKTLGFGSWLHTKVVDPLLQIIRRGAEPKQLAFSSALGFTLGVFPICGVTVFLCGLAITILGSHCHAPTVLLTNFVATPVELSLIVPFLRLGETISGGSHFALTSDALKKVLTGEASTEVLLSIFHALLGWLIATPFIMAVLYILLLPCFKVLVRKFKSSSSSPKKPSSEVRLKLKT